One region of Oryza sativa Japonica Group chromosome 5, ASM3414082v1 genomic DNA includes:
- the LOC4338445 gene encoding cBL-interacting protein kinase 18: MMELEKNGNILLRRYEIGKLLGQGTFAKVYHGRNIVTSQSVAIKVIDKDKIFKVGLMDQIKREISVMKLVRHPNIVQLYEVMATKSKIYFVLEYVKGGELFNKVAKGRLKEDAARKYFQQLVSAVDFCHSRGVYHRDLKPENLLVDENGNLKITDFGLSALAESRRQDGLLHTTCGTPAYVAPEVISRKGYDGVKVDTWSCGVILFVLMAGYLPFQDSNLMEMYRKIGKAEFKCPAWFSSDVRKLVSRILDPNPRSRMPITKIMETYWFKKGLDSKLILKNVETNEPVTALADVNVVFSSMGSSSSKKTEEKQDAGKLTNLNAFDIISLSEGFDLSGLFEETDKKKEARFTSSQSASAIISKLEDVASCSKLTVKKKEGGVLKMEGASEGRKGVLAIDAEIFEVTPSFHLVEIKKNNGDTLEYQHLWKEDMKPALKDIVWAWQGERQDQQPEDHGQP, from the coding sequence ATGATGGAACTTGAGAAGAATGGAAACATTCTACTGCGAAGGTATGAGATTGGAAAATTATTGGGGCAAGGAACTTTTGCCAAGGTTTATCATGGTAGGAACATCGTGACTTCACAAAGTGTGGCTATCAAGGTGATCGACAAGGACAAAATTTTTAAGGTTGGCCTAATGGATCAGATTAAACGAGAGATATCTGTGATGAAATTAGTGAGGCACCCCAACATTGTACAGCTGTATGAGGTCATGGCTACCAAATCGAAGATATACTTTGTGCTAGAATATGTCAAGGGCGGTGAGTTGTTTAACAAAGTAGCTAAAGGTAGGTTGAAAGAAGATGCTGCAAGGAAATACTTCCAGCAATTAGTAAGTGCTGTTGATTTCTGCCACAGTAGAGGCGTTTATCATCGCGATCTGAAGCCAGAGAACCTACTTGTTGATGAAAATGGAAACCTGAAAATTACCGATTTTGGATTGAGCGCTCTTGCTGAATCAAGACGACAAGATGGCCTTCTACACACAACTTGTGGAACTCCCGCATATGTGGCGCCTGAGGTGATCAGCCGAAAAGGGTATGACGGTGTCAAGGTTGACACATGGTCTTGTGGTGTGATCCTGTTTGTTCTGATGGCTGGTTATCTGCCTTTTCAAGATTCAAATTTGATGGAGATGTACAGAAAGATTGGGAAAGCAGAGTTCAAATGCCCAGCTTGGTTTTCGTCTGATGTACGAAAATTAGTTTCGAGAATTCTTGATCCAAACCCAAGAAGTAGAATGCcaattacaaaaataatggAAACTTACTGGTTCAAGAAAGGACTTGATAGCAAGCTAATCCTTAAGAACGTGGAGACAAATGAACCAGTTACAGCTCTTGCTGATGTTAATGTTGTTTTCTCCTCCATGGGTAGCAGTAGTAGCAAAAAGACTGAGGAGAAACAGGATGCAGGAAAGCTAACCAACCTTAACGCTTTCGATATTATTTCTCTTTCGGAAGGCTTTGATCTTTCTGGCTTGTTTGAGGAGACTGATAAAAAGAAAGAAGCAAGGTTTACATCAAGTCAATCAGCTTCAGCTATTATCTCAAAACTAGAGGATGTTGCCTCATGTTCGAAGTTGACagtgaaaaagaaagaaggTGGTGTGCTGAAAATGGAAGGTGCAAGTGAAGGAAGGAAAGGTGTATTGGCAATCGATGCAGAGATCTTCGAGGTGACTCCTTCATTTCATTTGGTAGAAATCAAGAAGAACAATGGAGATACACTAGAATACCAACATTTGTGGAAGGAGGACATGAAACCAGCTCTTAAGGACATTGTTTGGGCTTGGCAAGGTGAACGCCAGGATCAGCAACCTGAAGATCATGGCCAGCCATAG